Proteins co-encoded in one Ooceraea biroi isolate clonal line C1 chromosome 9, Obir_v5.4, whole genome shotgun sequence genomic window:
- the LOC105279507 gene encoding E3 ubiquitin-protein ligase SMURF2 isoform X1 has translation MSNPSGSRRNGAMKIRLTILCARNLARKDLFRLPDPFAKITVDGSGQCHSTDTCKATLDPKWNQHYDLYIGKNDGITISVWNYRKIHKKQGGGFLGCVRILSNTIQRLKDTGYQRLDLCKAHSDDTDVVKGQIVVSLMSRDGHNGAVSNTVGHNAVVDVLGDLSCPNDLPDGWEERRTHSGRLYYVNHHTKSTQWIRPNARPSNAIISTTPEPPALPSSEPTSPSSSASSPNVRNEESPARHASPEWNDGTPSQTPSRDSSAQNTPRNTPTQQQQQQNRNNQQQNQHNVRNVTTPASSARERRIVRTTDEQNGNQSMNGRAERGVNGGGQARRLNRSNRNRNSVMSSGDRRTDPPQPPDLPRGYEMRKTQQGQVYFYHVPTGSSTWHDPRIPRDLQANELANELGPLPSGWEMRQTHSGRVYFVDHNNRTTQFTDPRLSSQIISNLLNRRQNNNTSNHAPTNVNNSVTSETAETDTTSSPMVPSNTPQQPTRNENGSNNNSPTMESALTQNAQTVSELPKELMDNELLPKYKRDLVAKLKCLRAELNALQPQSGHCRLEVSRNEIFEESYRLIMKMRPKDMRKRLMVKFRGEEGLDYGGVAREWLYLLSHEMLNPQYGLFQYSRDDNYTLQINPDSGINPEHLSYFHFAGRIIGIAVFHGHHIDGGFTTPFYKMLLNKAITLSDIEGVDPELHRSLTWMLENSIDGVLDATFSVEHSSFGVLKNHELKPGGKDIPVTEENKREYVRLYVNYRFMRGIEQQFLALQKGFHELIPPLLLRPFDERELELVIGGLGTIDINDWKMHTRLKHCTPDTPVVQWFWQIVESYGEEMRARLLQFVTGSSRVPLQGFKALQGSTGAAGPRLFTIHAVDAPSENLPKAHTCFNRIDIPQNYPTYQKMLDKLTQAVEETCGFAVE, from the exons ATGTCGAATCCGAGCGGTAGCAGGAGGAACGGGGCCATGAAGATTCGTCTAACAA TTTTATGTGCCCGCAATCTTGCTAGGAAGGATTTATTTC GCTTACCAGATCCTTTCGCTAAGATAACTGTTGATGGTTCTGGACAGTGTCATAGTACAGACACTTGTAAAGCTACCCTTGATCCCAAGTGGAATCAGCACTATGATct ATATATTGGAAAGAACGATGGAATCACTATATCTGTGTGGAATTATCGGAAGATTCATAAAAAGCAAGGCGGTGGCTTTCTGGGATGTGTACGCATATTATCGAACACCATCCAAAGACTTAAAGATACAGGAT ATCAACGGTTGGATCTGTGCAAAGCTCACTCCGATGACACAGATGTCGTTAAGGGACAGATTGTAGTATCCCTGATGTCACGGGACGGCCACAATGGTGCCGTGAGTAACACAGTCGGGCATAACGCCGTGGTCGACGTGCTTGGAGATTTAAGTTGCCCGAATGACTTGCCGGACGGTTGGGAAGAACGTAGAACGCATAGCGGTCGACTTTACTACGTAAATCATCACACGAAGAGCACGCAGTGGATCCGTCCAAATGCTCG GCCTAGCAATGCGATTATATCGACAACACCGGAACCACCGGCGTTGCCGTCGTCGGAACCGACGTCACCCAGTAGTAGCGCGAGCTCGCCGAACGTGAGGAACGAAGAGAGTCCGGCGAGGCACGCGTCACCCGAGTGGAATGACGGGACGCCCAGTCAAACTCCCAGTCGAGATAGTTCCGCGCAAAACACTCCGCGTAATACACCgacgcagcagcagcagcagcaaaatCGCAATAATCAGCAACAGAACCAGCACAACGTGAGAAACGTGACGACGCCGGCATCGTCCGCGAGAGAGCGTCGCATCGTTCGAACTACCGATGAACAGAATGGTAATCAAAGCATGAACGGAAGGGCGGAGCGTGGTGTTAACGGCGGGGGCCAGGCGCGACGGCTTAATCGCAGCaacagaaatagaaatagCGTTATGTCGAGCGGTGACCGGCGAACCGATCCTCCGCAACCACCGGATCTACCGCGCGGCTACG AAATGAGGAAAACGCAGCAGGGCCAGGTGTACTTTTATCACGTACCAACTGGATCCTCTACCTGGCACGATCCGAGGATACCGCGTGATTTGCAAGCCAACGAGTTGGCGAATGAGCTCGGTCCCCTTCCCAGCGGATGGGAAATGAGACAGACGCACAGCGGACGGGTGTACTTCGTGGATCACAACAACAGGACAACGCAATTTACCGATCCTCGGCTGTCCAGCCAAATTATCAGCAATCTGTTGAA TAGgagacaaaataataatacgagcAATCACGCTCCGACTAATGTAAACAATTCTGTGACGAGCGAAACTGCCGAGACGGATACCACGAGTTCGCCGATGGTTCCGTCCAACACACCACAGCAGCCAACGagaaatgaaaatggaagCAACAACAATTCTCCGACGA TGGAAAGCGCGCTAACCCAAAATGCTCAAACCGTGTCAGAATTACCGAAGGAGCTTATGGACAATGAGCTTCTCCCAAAGTATAAACGTGATTTAGTAGCAAAATTGAAGTGTCTTCGAGCAGAACTGAATGCCCTTCAGCCTCAAAGCGGTCACTGTAGATTGGAGGTGTCGAGGAACGAGATATTCGAG GAGTCATACAGACTGATAATGAAAATGCGTCCGAAAGATATGCGCAAGAGACTCATGGTCAAATTCCGCGGCGAGGAGGGGCTCGACTATGGCGGCGTAGCGCGCGAATGGCTGTATCTGTTGTCCCATGAGATGCTGAATCCGCAATATGGGCTCTTTCAGTATTCGAGGGACGATAATTATACACTTCAAATTAATCCGGATTCGGGGATAAATCCCGAACACTTGTCGTACTTTCATTTCGCCGGGAGGATCATCGGCATCGCCGTTTTCCACGGCCATCACATCGACGGTGGTTTCACGACACCGTTCTACAAAATGTTGCTTAACAAAGCTATAACATTGAGCGATATAGAGGGGGTCGATCCAGAATTACATAGGAGTCTTACATGGATGCT AGAAAACAGTATAGACGGCGTACTGGACGCTACGTTCTCCGTGGAGCACAGCAGTTTCGGCGTGTTGAAGAATCACGAGTTGAAGCCGGGCGGTAAAGATATACCAGTGACGGAAGAAAACAAGAGAGAATACGTCCGTCTATACGTGAACTATCGATTCATGCGCGGTATCGAGCAGCAGTTCTTGGCGTTGCAGAAAGGATTTCACGAGTTGATTCCTCCCCTGTTACTGAGACCCTTCGATGAGCGCGAACTCGAGTTAGTCATTGGGGGTTTGGGCACGATCGACATAAACGATTGGAAGATGCACACACGGCTGAAGCATTGCACGCCCGATACACCGGTCGTGCAATGGTTCTGGCAGATAGTCGAATCGTACGGTGAAGAAATGAGGGCGAGATTGCTTCAGTTCGTCACCGGCAGCTCCAGAGTGCCGTTGCAAGGATTCAAAGCTTTGCAAg GATCAACGGGAGCAGCGGGTCCGCGGCTTTTCACAATCCACGCAGTTGACGCCCCGAGTGAAAATCTACCAAAAGCGCATACTTGTTTCAATAGGATAGACATACCACAGAATTATCCGACCTATCAGAAGATGCTCGATAAGCTTACGCAGGCGGTTGAGGAAACCTGTGGCTTTGCTGTTGAATAA
- the LOC105279507 gene encoding E3 ubiquitin-protein ligase SMURF2 isoform X2, whose product MSNPSGSRRNGAMKIRLTILCARNLARKDLFRLPDPFAKITVDGSGQCHSTDTCKATLDPKWNQHYDLYIGKNDGITISVWNYRKIHKKQGGGFLGCVRILSNTIQRLKDTGYQRLDLCKAHSDDTDVVKGQIVVSLMSRDGHNGAVSNTVGHNAVVDVLGDLSCPNDLPDGWEERRTHSGRLYYVNHHTKSTQWIRPNARPSNAIISTTPEPPALPSSEPTSPSSSASSPNVRNEESPARHASPEWNDGTPSQTPSRDSSAQNTPRNTPTQQQQQQNRNNQQQNQHNVRNVTTPASSARERRIVRTTDEQNGNQSMNGRAERGVNGGGQARRLNRSNRNRNSVMSSGDRRTDPPQPPDLPRGYEMRKTQQGQVYFYHVPTGSSTWHDPRIPRDLQANELANELGPLPSGWEMRQTHSGRVYFVDHNNRTTQFTDPRLSSQIISNLLKRQNNNTSNHAPTNVNNSVTSETAETDTTSSPMVPSNTPQQPTRNENGSNNNSPTMESALTQNAQTVSELPKELMDNELLPKYKRDLVAKLKCLRAELNALQPQSGHCRLEVSRNEIFEESYRLIMKMRPKDMRKRLMVKFRGEEGLDYGGVAREWLYLLSHEMLNPQYGLFQYSRDDNYTLQINPDSGINPEHLSYFHFAGRIIGIAVFHGHHIDGGFTTPFYKMLLNKAITLSDIEGVDPELHRSLTWMLENSIDGVLDATFSVEHSSFGVLKNHELKPGGKDIPVTEENKREYVRLYVNYRFMRGIEQQFLALQKGFHELIPPLLLRPFDERELELVIGGLGTIDINDWKMHTRLKHCTPDTPVVQWFWQIVESYGEEMRARLLQFVTGSSRVPLQGFKALQGSTGAAGPRLFTIHAVDAPSENLPKAHTCFNRIDIPQNYPTYQKMLDKLTQAVEETCGFAVE is encoded by the exons ATGTCGAATCCGAGCGGTAGCAGGAGGAACGGGGCCATGAAGATTCGTCTAACAA TTTTATGTGCCCGCAATCTTGCTAGGAAGGATTTATTTC GCTTACCAGATCCTTTCGCTAAGATAACTGTTGATGGTTCTGGACAGTGTCATAGTACAGACACTTGTAAAGCTACCCTTGATCCCAAGTGGAATCAGCACTATGATct ATATATTGGAAAGAACGATGGAATCACTATATCTGTGTGGAATTATCGGAAGATTCATAAAAAGCAAGGCGGTGGCTTTCTGGGATGTGTACGCATATTATCGAACACCATCCAAAGACTTAAAGATACAGGAT ATCAACGGTTGGATCTGTGCAAAGCTCACTCCGATGACACAGATGTCGTTAAGGGACAGATTGTAGTATCCCTGATGTCACGGGACGGCCACAATGGTGCCGTGAGTAACACAGTCGGGCATAACGCCGTGGTCGACGTGCTTGGAGATTTAAGTTGCCCGAATGACTTGCCGGACGGTTGGGAAGAACGTAGAACGCATAGCGGTCGACTTTACTACGTAAATCATCACACGAAGAGCACGCAGTGGATCCGTCCAAATGCTCG GCCTAGCAATGCGATTATATCGACAACACCGGAACCACCGGCGTTGCCGTCGTCGGAACCGACGTCACCCAGTAGTAGCGCGAGCTCGCCGAACGTGAGGAACGAAGAGAGTCCGGCGAGGCACGCGTCACCCGAGTGGAATGACGGGACGCCCAGTCAAACTCCCAGTCGAGATAGTTCCGCGCAAAACACTCCGCGTAATACACCgacgcagcagcagcagcagcaaaatCGCAATAATCAGCAACAGAACCAGCACAACGTGAGAAACGTGACGACGCCGGCATCGTCCGCGAGAGAGCGTCGCATCGTTCGAACTACCGATGAACAGAATGGTAATCAAAGCATGAACGGAAGGGCGGAGCGTGGTGTTAACGGCGGGGGCCAGGCGCGACGGCTTAATCGCAGCaacagaaatagaaatagCGTTATGTCGAGCGGTGACCGGCGAACCGATCCTCCGCAACCACCGGATCTACCGCGCGGCTACG AAATGAGGAAAACGCAGCAGGGCCAGGTGTACTTTTATCACGTACCAACTGGATCCTCTACCTGGCACGATCCGAGGATACCGCGTGATTTGCAAGCCAACGAGTTGGCGAATGAGCTCGGTCCCCTTCCCAGCGGATGGGAAATGAGACAGACGCACAGCGGACGGGTGTACTTCGTGGATCACAACAACAGGACAACGCAATTTACCGATCCTCGGCTGTCCAGCCAAATTATCAGCAATCTGTTGAA gagacaaaataataatacgagcAATCACGCTCCGACTAATGTAAACAATTCTGTGACGAGCGAAACTGCCGAGACGGATACCACGAGTTCGCCGATGGTTCCGTCCAACACACCACAGCAGCCAACGagaaatgaaaatggaagCAACAACAATTCTCCGACGA TGGAAAGCGCGCTAACCCAAAATGCTCAAACCGTGTCAGAATTACCGAAGGAGCTTATGGACAATGAGCTTCTCCCAAAGTATAAACGTGATTTAGTAGCAAAATTGAAGTGTCTTCGAGCAGAACTGAATGCCCTTCAGCCTCAAAGCGGTCACTGTAGATTGGAGGTGTCGAGGAACGAGATATTCGAG GAGTCATACAGACTGATAATGAAAATGCGTCCGAAAGATATGCGCAAGAGACTCATGGTCAAATTCCGCGGCGAGGAGGGGCTCGACTATGGCGGCGTAGCGCGCGAATGGCTGTATCTGTTGTCCCATGAGATGCTGAATCCGCAATATGGGCTCTTTCAGTATTCGAGGGACGATAATTATACACTTCAAATTAATCCGGATTCGGGGATAAATCCCGAACACTTGTCGTACTTTCATTTCGCCGGGAGGATCATCGGCATCGCCGTTTTCCACGGCCATCACATCGACGGTGGTTTCACGACACCGTTCTACAAAATGTTGCTTAACAAAGCTATAACATTGAGCGATATAGAGGGGGTCGATCCAGAATTACATAGGAGTCTTACATGGATGCT AGAAAACAGTATAGACGGCGTACTGGACGCTACGTTCTCCGTGGAGCACAGCAGTTTCGGCGTGTTGAAGAATCACGAGTTGAAGCCGGGCGGTAAAGATATACCAGTGACGGAAGAAAACAAGAGAGAATACGTCCGTCTATACGTGAACTATCGATTCATGCGCGGTATCGAGCAGCAGTTCTTGGCGTTGCAGAAAGGATTTCACGAGTTGATTCCTCCCCTGTTACTGAGACCCTTCGATGAGCGCGAACTCGAGTTAGTCATTGGGGGTTTGGGCACGATCGACATAAACGATTGGAAGATGCACACACGGCTGAAGCATTGCACGCCCGATACACCGGTCGTGCAATGGTTCTGGCAGATAGTCGAATCGTACGGTGAAGAAATGAGGGCGAGATTGCTTCAGTTCGTCACCGGCAGCTCCAGAGTGCCGTTGCAAGGATTCAAAGCTTTGCAAg GATCAACGGGAGCAGCGGGTCCGCGGCTTTTCACAATCCACGCAGTTGACGCCCCGAGTGAAAATCTACCAAAAGCGCATACTTGTTTCAATAGGATAGACATACCACAGAATTATCCGACCTATCAGAAGATGCTCGATAAGCTTACGCAGGCGGTTGAGGAAACCTGTGGCTTTGCTGTTGAATAA